In one window of Vibrio sp. DW001 DNA:
- a CDS encoding DNA topoisomerase III, producing the protein MARLFIAEKPSLGRAIAAGLSNPQKKDQGYIRCGNGDIVTWCIGHLLEQVEPDAYDDRYKKWNLADLPIVPQQWQLRPRKTASKQLTVIRKLLKETGQIIHAGDPDREGQLLVDEVIDYLKVSASRKASIERLLINDLNLPAVKRALNQMRSNKEFIPLSVSALARSRADWLYGMNMSRAYTLLGQKAGYQGVLSVGRVQTPVLGLVVRRDEEIENFVAKDYFTLHALIPYQDGQFSIDIRARWKPSESCQPWQDEEGRVLNRKLVENVANRIANQPAIVSESEQKQTKQSAPLPYSLSALQIDASKRYGMSAQDVLNTCQSLYEKHKLITYPRSDSRYLPNEHYVQASTVVAAVANNAKELAGAVSGADLSIRSKAWNDKKVEAHHAIIPTPKKAAINGLSGHEMKIYQQIARQYLMQFYPSAIYAEAKLVFDIAGGCFIAKGRKLIESGWKVLIGKDNQDESSFDTVPPLKKDTQLLCREGEIKEKKTEPSKHFSEATLLQAMTGIGRFVEDKELKKILKETDGLGTEATRAGILDTLFRRKLLIRQGKSILSSQAGRGLIHALPNESTYPDMTAHWEHQLQGMAERNQAYQPFMQGLEQKLALLMEGVKTNPVPSSLQGLPQVERATGRRKPKFTRRKNR; encoded by the coding sequence ATGGCACGTCTTTTTATTGCTGAAAAACCAAGCTTAGGTCGAGCAATAGCGGCTGGTTTATCCAATCCACAAAAAAAAGATCAAGGGTATATCCGTTGCGGAAATGGCGATATTGTAACGTGGTGTATCGGGCATCTGCTCGAACAAGTTGAACCCGACGCTTATGACGATAGATACAAAAAATGGAACCTAGCCGACTTACCCATTGTTCCACAACAGTGGCAACTTAGACCAAGAAAAACAGCCAGCAAACAGCTTACGGTTATTAGGAAATTGCTTAAAGAAACGGGTCAAATTATTCATGCGGGTGACCCCGACAGAGAAGGGCAGTTACTGGTTGACGAGGTTATTGATTACCTTAAGGTCAGTGCCAGCCGAAAAGCCTCGATAGAACGGTTATTGATTAATGATCTAAACCTGCCCGCTGTTAAACGCGCGTTAAACCAAATGCGCAGCAACAAAGAGTTTATCCCGTTGTCTGTTTCCGCTCTGGCACGTTCACGTGCGGACTGGTTGTACGGTATGAATATGTCTCGCGCTTATACTTTGCTTGGTCAAAAAGCGGGGTATCAGGGTGTATTATCGGTAGGGCGTGTTCAAACACCAGTTTTAGGGTTGGTTGTGCGCCGCGATGAAGAGATAGAAAACTTTGTGGCTAAAGACTATTTTACTTTGCACGCCCTGATTCCTTACCAAGATGGGCAGTTCAGCATAGACATACGAGCGCGTTGGAAACCGAGTGAGTCATGCCAACCTTGGCAAGATGAAGAAGGGCGAGTATTAAACCGAAAATTGGTCGAAAATGTGGCGAATCGAATTGCGAATCAACCCGCTATCGTTTCTGAGTCGGAACAAAAACAGACTAAGCAATCGGCACCGTTGCCTTATTCATTGTCAGCCTTGCAGATTGACGCCTCCAAACGGTACGGTATGAGTGCACAGGATGTATTAAATACCTGCCAGTCTTTGTATGAAAAGCACAAACTCATTACCTACCCACGTTCCGATAGTCGTTATCTTCCAAACGAACATTATGTTCAAGCTTCGACAGTCGTAGCGGCAGTCGCAAACAACGCGAAGGAATTGGCAGGTGCCGTTAGTGGTGCGGATCTTTCTATCCGCTCAAAGGCATGGAATGACAAAAAAGTAGAAGCGCACCATGCGATTATTCCTACTCCGAAAAAAGCCGCCATTAATGGTTTGTCTGGCCATGAAATGAAGATATACCAACAGATTGCACGGCAGTATTTGATGCAGTTTTATCCCTCTGCGATTTACGCTGAAGCGAAATTGGTTTTTGATATCGCTGGCGGTTGTTTTATTGCCAAAGGTCGCAAACTGATCGAGTCAGGTTGGAAGGTGCTTATTGGAAAAGACAATCAAGACGAATCGAGCTTTGATACGGTTCCGCCATTGAAAAAAGACACTCAATTGCTCTGTCGAGAAGGGGAAATAAAAGAGAAAAAAACCGAACCGTCGAAGCATTTTTCAGAGGCAACACTGTTACAAGCGATGACTGGAATAGGCCGTTTTGTTGAAGACAAAGAGTTGAAAAAAATCTTGAAAGAGACCGACGGTTTGGGTACCGAGGCAACACGAGCAGGAATTTTAGACACACTGTTTAGACGAAAATTGCTGATTCGTCAGGGAAAATCTATTCTGAGTAGTCAAGCTGGAAGAGGGCTGATACATGCTTTGCCGAATGAGTCGACGTATCCTGATATGACGGCACATTGGGAACACCAACTGCAAGGCATGGCAGAAAGAAACCAAGCCTATCAACCCTTTATGCAGGGACTTGAGCAAAAACTGGCATTATTGATGGAGGGAGTGAAAACCAACCCAGTACCCAGTTCTCTGCAAGGTTTGCCTCAAGTAGAAAGAGCAACAGGTCGTCGTAAGCCTAAATTTACTCGTAGAAAAAACCGCTGA
- a CDS encoding NAD(P)H nitroreductase, whose translation MDALELLLNRRSIAKLSEPAPGGAVLENIIKAGLRAPDHGGLTPWRFVISHGEGLKKLADILVSAANAEKSEQGVVDKLAKAPFRAPMVITVIAKVTDHDKVPAFEQHLSAGCAAQSMQMAAVAQGFQGFWRSGTWMFHPVVREAFGLETNDEIVGFLYLGTPACTPMKVPERDLTKFVEYL comes from the coding sequence ATGGATGCATTGGAGTTATTATTAAATCGTCGTTCAATTGCTAAGTTATCTGAACCAGCTCCAGGTGGTGCAGTTCTTGAAAATATAATAAAAGCAGGATTACGAGCTCCAGATCATGGCGGATTAACACCATGGCGTTTCGTCATTTCTCATGGGGAAGGGCTGAAAAAACTAGCTGATATTCTGGTCAGTGCTGCGAATGCGGAGAAGAGTGAACAGGGGGTTGTAGACAAACTGGCGAAAGCGCCATTTCGTGCCCCCATGGTCATAACGGTCATCGCAAAGGTGACCGATCACGATAAAGTACCCGCGTTCGAACAACATCTGTCGGCGGGTTGTGCGGCTCAGTCAATGCAGATGGCGGCAGTAGCTCAAGGGTTTCAGGGTTTTTGGCGCTCAGGCACCTGGATGTTTCATCCCGTTGTTCGTGAGGCTTTTGGTTTAGAAACAAACGATGAAATAGTTGGTTTTCTCTATCTAGGGACACCAGCTTGTACACCGATGAAAGTACCTGAACGAGATCTAACAAAATTTGTTGAGTACTTGTAG
- the sppA gene encoding signal peptide peptidase SppA, with amino-acid sequence MKKIFKFIGGTIKWAWKIINFIRLAIFNLFFFIIIGLVYLGYTQTSQVIEPPQVKETSALVLNLAGPIVEQRRYINPMDSVTGSLFGQELPKENILFDIVDTIRYAADDEKVSGLIISLRDLPETSLTKLRYIAKAINTFKESGKPVYAISSFYNQSQYYLASYADKIYMAPDGAVMLSGYGTYPLYYKTLLENLDINTHVFRVGTYKSAIEPFIRDNMSDDAKESASAWLTQLWAAYIDDVTSNRNIDANSVNPSMDEFLVNLKTVNGDLAKLSQQLGLVDELATRQEIRQAMAKVFGAKGKDSYNAIGYYEYRNTVTPEYQHSSNDIAIVVASGTIMDGEQPRGTVGGDTASALLREARNDDNVKAVVLRVDSPGGSAFASEVIRNEVEAIKAAGKPVVVSMSSMAASGGYWISMGADKIIAQPTTLTGSIGIFSVITTFEKSLNKLGVYSDGVGTTPFSGIGITRGIPDKAGEAFQLGIENGYQRFIGLVGKSRDMSVENVDKIAQGRVWTGFDAMNAGLVDQMGDFDDAVKVAAELANVEEYNLYWVEEPLSTTEQLLQQISENLNASLGMDISTLLPDALQPISKQLIADTELLSALNDPKGVYSLCLTCEVK; translated from the coding sequence ATGAAAAAAATATTTAAATTTATCGGTGGCACAATAAAATGGGCTTGGAAAATCATCAACTTCATTCGCCTTGCTATCTTTAATCTGTTTTTCTTTATTATTATTGGATTAGTCTATCTAGGTTATACTCAAACAAGCCAAGTAATCGAACCACCACAAGTCAAAGAAACATCTGCACTTGTTCTTAATCTCGCCGGACCGATCGTAGAACAGAGACGATACATTAATCCGATGGATTCCGTCACTGGTTCTCTGTTTGGTCAAGAGCTACCAAAAGAGAATATACTTTTCGATATCGTCGATACGATTCGATACGCGGCCGATGATGAGAAGGTATCAGGTTTAATCATTAGCCTAAGAGATCTACCAGAAACCAGTTTAACCAAGCTTCGTTATATCGCCAAAGCGATCAATACCTTTAAAGAGTCTGGTAAACCCGTTTACGCTATCAGTAGTTTTTATAATCAAAGTCAATACTATCTAGCCAGTTATGCCGACAAGATATACATGGCACCTGATGGCGCGGTGATGCTTAGCGGTTATGGCACTTATCCTCTTTATTACAAGACTCTGTTAGAAAATTTGGATATCAATACCCATGTATTTAGAGTCGGAACGTACAAATCAGCGATAGAACCTTTTATCCGCGACAATATGTCAGATGATGCAAAAGAGTCGGCTTCCGCTTGGTTAACGCAGTTGTGGGCAGCTTATATTGATGATGTTACCTCAAACCGAAATATAGACGCTAACTCGGTAAATCCTTCCATGGATGAGTTTCTGGTGAACCTTAAGACGGTTAACGGTGATTTAGCAAAGCTTAGCCAACAACTTGGATTGGTCGATGAACTCGCCACTAGGCAAGAAATCCGCCAAGCAATGGCAAAGGTATTTGGAGCCAAAGGCAAAGACAGCTACAACGCTATCGGTTACTACGAATATCGCAACACTGTCACACCAGAATACCAACATAGTTCTAATGATATTGCGATTGTCGTTGCGAGCGGCACGATAATGGATGGAGAGCAACCTCGTGGCACTGTTGGTGGTGATACGGCCTCAGCATTACTACGAGAAGCAAGAAATGATGACAACGTAAAAGCTGTCGTGCTGCGAGTGGACAGCCCAGGCGGCAGTGCATTCGCTTCTGAGGTTATTCGTAACGAAGTGGAAGCGATAAAGGCAGCAGGTAAGCCCGTTGTCGTCTCAATGTCGAGTATGGCCGCTTCTGGCGGGTACTGGATCTCGATGGGCGCGGATAAAATTATTGCGCAGCCGACGACGTTAACCGGTTCTATTGGTATTTTTAGCGTTATCACCACATTCGAAAAAAGCCTCAACAAATTGGGCGTCTATAGTGACGGAGTGGGAACGACCCCGTTCTCTGGCATAGGGATTACTCGTGGTATCCCAGACAAGGCTGGCGAAGCTTTTCAATTAGGCATTGAGAATGGTTACCAACGGTTTATTGGCTTAGTAGGCAAGAGTCGTGACATGTCAGTAGAAAACGTGGATAAGATTGCCCAAGGGCGTGTATGGACCGGTTTTGATGCGATGAACGCTGGCTTAGTTGATCAGATGGGTGATTTTGATGACGCCGTCAAGGTAGCAGCCGAGCTAGCAAATGTTGAAGAGTACAATCTCTATTGGGTAGAAGAACCTCTTTCCACAACAGAGCAACTATTGCAGCAAATATCTGAGAATCTAAATGCCTCTTTAGGGATGGATATATCGACTTTGTTGCCTGATGCATTACAACCAATCTCTAAACAGCTCATAGCAGACACTGAATTACTCAGCGCCTTGAACGATCCAAAGGGTGTCTATTCACTCTGTTTAACGTGCGAAGTAAAATAA
- a CDS encoding methyl-accepting chemotaxis protein, which produces MKKTQSVKFKMLMTLCFIISTICAELFVFVGGKIGILNEVMTSVLNIFMLMTLCISGVLIIITYKSTMPKIDILAEHIVQLQNFDLREGPVCNSLNMGSFKDDEFGKIALGLRTFRVTVHDLVKDLVDNNKVIVNGMEGVKTITDNLNTMVINQESQITQIVTASDEMNSSIVSVAQSTDLSSIDAQVALTSTKNTKELVTASTESVSSAHNAIVSCNESLRDLKNESEQINDVINIISGIADQTNLLALNAAIEAARAGEFGRGFAVVADEVRVLARKTQESTGTINAIVETITSGTDNVSTIMESEVITLIDDCVTKSVIVDESIDLIVNIIEKMSNSSNHISTAAEEQATVVNDANKNINAVYELTKETTENVNKVNSQCNMVMSLIKKQDEKINSFVV; this is translated from the coding sequence ATGAAAAAAACGCAATCTGTAAAATTTAAAATGTTAATGACATTATGTTTTATTATATCAACTATATGTGCTGAACTTTTTGTTTTTGTAGGTGGAAAGATAGGAATTCTTAATGAGGTTATGACATCGGTTCTAAATATCTTTATGTTAATGACATTATGTATTTCGGGTGTATTAATAATTATAACGTATAAAAGTACTATGCCAAAAATTGACATCCTTGCGGAGCATATTGTTCAGTTACAAAACTTCGACTTACGAGAGGGACCTGTTTGTAATAGCTTAAATATGGGTAGCTTTAAAGATGATGAATTTGGAAAAATCGCACTGGGTTTACGTACATTTAGAGTAACGGTTCATGACCTTGTAAAAGATCTTGTCGATAATAACAAGGTGATAGTTAATGGTATGGAAGGCGTTAAAACGATAACAGATAATCTAAATACAATGGTGATAAATCAAGAGTCACAAATAACACAAATTGTGACAGCAAGTGATGAAATGAACTCAAGTATTGTCAGTGTAGCGCAAAGTACAGATCTTTCATCGATTGATGCACAGGTTGCTTTAACGTCAACTAAAAATACAAAAGAGCTTGTTACTGCGTCCACCGAATCAGTAAGCTCAGCCCATAATGCTATTGTTTCGTGTAACGAATCTCTTCGAGATCTTAAAAATGAAAGTGAACAAATTAATGATGTAATTAATATTATTAGTGGAATAGCCGATCAAACAAACTTGCTTGCATTAAATGCGGCTATAGAGGCGGCTCGAGCAGGAGAATTCGGGCGAGGTTTTGCTGTTGTCGCTGACGAAGTACGGGTGCTCGCACGAAAGACACAAGAATCGACAGGGACAATTAACGCAATTGTTGAAACCATTACATCAGGAACTGACAATGTAAGTACGATAATGGAATCTGAAGTAATAACGCTGATTGATGACTGTGTTACAAAGTCGGTTATTGTGGACGAGTCAATTGATTTGATTGTGAATATAATCGAAAAAATGAGTAATTCTAGCAATCATATTTCAACGGCAGCTGAGGAACAAGCGACAGTAGTTAATGACGCCAATAAGAATATCAATGCAGTATATGAATTAACAAAAGAGACTACCGAGAATGTGAATAAGGTAAATAGTCAATGCAATATGGTAATGAGTTTGATTAAGAAGCAGGATGAAAAAATAAATAGTTTTGTTGTATAA
- a CDS encoding NADPH-dependent 2,4-dienoyl-CoA reductase produces the protein MYPKLLEPLDLGFTQLKNRVLMGSMHTGLEEHKEGLGRLAAFYEARAKGGVGLIVTGGFSPNFRGRLHPLSAEFSKPKHAKAHQIVTEAVHKQGGKIALQILHAGRYAMHPLAQSASGMKAPISKFAPSEMNERQIKKTIEAFANSASLAQLAGYDGVEVMGSEGYLINQFICKRTNMRYDEWGGNYRKRMRFPLEIVKAIRKVVGEDFIIIFRLSMLDLVEEGSTFDDVIMLAKALEDAGVTIINSGIGWHEARIPTIATQVPRAAFTWVTEKLKPHLKVPVVTCNRINTPEDAERVLEAGHADMVSMARPFLADPEFVVKAEQEKSHLINTCIGCNQACLDSIFQGKRASCLVNPIACYETEIQIQPAKIVKKVAVVGAGPAGLSAATVAAERGHHVDLYEKNDRIGGQFRLAMQIPGKEEFRETIRYFANRIDETGVNLKLSSEVTFDDLSGYDDIIMASGVAPRIPEIKGIDNQEKVIDYQTLIRDKTPVGDKVAIVGAGGIGIDVATMLTEPKGNDLNDWLHDWGIDTDLSHPGGLYPHPEPISDMTVWVLQRRKSRVGKGPGKTTGWIHKRTLEKRGVNLMGGVGYESIDDKGLTIDNRGKIELLDADKIVICAGQESVRPFEDKWPELKGKLHVIGGADKAGELDAVRAIRQGLEVALKI, from the coding sequence ATGTATCCAAAATTATTAGAGCCTCTCGACTTAGGATTTACTCAACTAAAAAACCGAGTATTAATGGGGTCCATGCACACCGGCCTTGAAGAGCATAAAGAAGGGTTAGGTAGATTAGCTGCGTTCTATGAGGCGCGAGCGAAAGGTGGTGTTGGACTGATAGTTACGGGTGGTTTTTCACCCAATTTTCGCGGCCGACTGCATCCATTAAGCGCGGAATTTAGTAAACCTAAGCATGCCAAAGCACACCAAATAGTGACTGAAGCGGTACATAAACAGGGTGGAAAAATTGCCCTGCAAATATTGCATGCTGGGCGATATGCCATGCATCCACTTGCGCAAAGCGCATCGGGGATGAAAGCGCCGATATCCAAATTCGCACCGAGCGAGATGAACGAACGCCAAATTAAAAAGACGATAGAAGCCTTTGCAAATAGTGCATCGTTAGCTCAGCTAGCGGGCTATGACGGTGTTGAAGTTATGGGGTCGGAAGGCTATCTGATCAATCAATTTATTTGTAAGCGCACCAACATGCGATATGACGAATGGGGTGGCAATTATAGAAAACGGATGCGCTTTCCTTTAGAGATAGTCAAAGCGATTCGCAAAGTTGTTGGTGAAGATTTTATTATTATATTCCGATTATCGATGTTGGATTTAGTGGAAGAAGGCAGCACGTTTGATGACGTTATTATGTTGGCGAAAGCGTTAGAAGATGCTGGCGTGACGATTATCAATAGTGGAATAGGGTGGCATGAAGCCCGAATTCCTACCATTGCGACTCAGGTCCCAAGAGCGGCATTTACGTGGGTAACAGAAAAACTTAAACCTCACCTTAAAGTGCCAGTGGTCACTTGCAATCGCATCAATACGCCTGAAGATGCTGAAAGAGTGTTAGAAGCTGGGCATGCCGATATGGTTTCTATGGCTCGTCCTTTCTTAGCCGATCCAGAGTTTGTGGTAAAAGCTGAACAAGAAAAATCGCATCTAATTAATACCTGCATCGGTTGTAATCAAGCTTGCTTGGACAGCATATTTCAAGGGAAAAGAGCAAGTTGCTTGGTGAATCCAATTGCTTGTTATGAGACCGAAATCCAGATTCAACCTGCCAAGATAGTTAAAAAAGTGGCCGTTGTTGGTGCAGGTCCAGCGGGGCTCTCCGCTGCCACCGTTGCTGCGGAACGTGGACATCACGTTGATCTGTATGAAAAAAACGATCGTATTGGTGGACAGTTTCGACTAGCGATGCAGATACCAGGTAAAGAAGAATTTAGAGAAACGATTCGTTATTTCGCCAACCGTATCGACGAAACAGGCGTGAACCTAAAGCTCAGCTCTGAAGTGACGTTTGACGATTTGTCTGGTTATGATGACATCATTATGGCATCAGGTGTGGCGCCGAGAATACCAGAGATCAAAGGTATCGATAACCAAGAAAAAGTCATTGATTATCAAACACTGATACGAGATAAAACGCCAGTAGGTGACAAGGTAGCGATTGTTGGCGCTGGTGGTATTGGCATTGATGTGGCCACTATGTTAACGGAACCAAAAGGTAATGACCTCAATGATTGGTTGCATGACTGGGGAATCGATACCGACTTGAGTCATCCGGGTGGGTTGTATCCGCACCCAGAGCCGATCAGCGATATGACAGTCTGGGTCTTACAACGACGGAAGAGTCGCGTAGGTAAAGGACCGGGTAAAACAACGGGTTGGATCCATAAACGCACACTCGAAAAAAGAGGGGTAAACCTAATGGGTGGTGTGGGTTATGAAAGTATCGATGACAAAGGACTAACGATTGATAACCGCGGCAAGATAGAGCTTTTGGATGCGGACAAAATCGTTATATGTGCAGGCCAAGAGTCCGTTCGACCATTTGAAGATAAGTGGCCTGAACTGAAAGGAAAGTTGCATGTTATCGGAGGAGCGGACAAAGCAGGCGAGTTGGATGCGGTTCGGGCGATACGTCAAGGTTTAGAGGTTGCGTTAAAAATCTAA
- a CDS encoding ACT domain-containing protein encodes MKHLIITVIGKDRPGLVELLSDSVYQNNGNWLSSRLSKLAGQFAGILQIEIGEQHIKALRQALDQIEELQIHIVEEKSQILSSPVLHHLTVTVNDRPGIVKEVTAQLNQLGINIYKLKTHTQSAPNWGYPIFFAHFQLSLPDNIELSFVQQKLEMLADDLAVDIDEPSPA; translated from the coding sequence ATGAAGCATCTCATCATCACTGTTATTGGTAAAGATCGTCCTGGTCTGGTTGAACTACTTTCCGATTCGGTATACCAAAACAATGGTAACTGGTTAAGTAGTCGATTAAGTAAATTGGCAGGTCAGTTCGCTGGTATTCTACAAATCGAAATCGGCGAGCAACACATCAAAGCGCTAAGACAAGCATTAGACCAAATTGAAGAACTCCAGATCCACATTGTTGAAGAAAAAAGCCAGATATTATCATCGCCAGTACTCCATCACCTTACCGTCACTGTTAACGACCGCCCCGGCATAGTCAAAGAAGTAACCGCTCAACTAAACCAGTTGGGAATCAACATCTACAAACTAAAAACCCACACACAAAGTGCACCAAACTGGGGTTACCCTATTTTTTTCGCCCATTTTCAGTTATCACTGCCAGATAATATCGAACTCAGTTTTGTTCAACAAAAACTTGAAATGCTTGCCGATGATCTAGCAGTTGATATTGATGAACCTTCACCAGCATAA